Proteins encoded in a region of the Bactrocera tryoni isolate S06 chromosome 4, CSIRO_BtryS06_freeze2, whole genome shotgun sequence genome:
- the LOC120775375 gene encoding pyruvate dehydrogenase phosphatase regulatory subunit, mitochondrial, translating to MLHLRTGSSVAVKIPECWRFQQLLATRLPLSTTVCTLQQQADSGEPAQANVLRKRKFKPHEPDSVAAMIKLPEQARVVICGGGTVGASLAYHLALQGWGKDTILIEQDKVGGGNPWAASGLAGRFEPSYTELKLAEYSIDLIKSLTEQGLSTGWQPVGSLNLARTFDRMTAFHRMRSQGRAWGINCEILTPEQCQERCPLIKTSDLAGGLWIPEDGVCDPHQVCLSFAEEAQRLGVQVVEQCAVLKINSAHGKVSRIETTAGDVLCDFFVNCTGFWARGVGTLSTPQVKVPLKAVEHHYLHTKPIEGLDPMTPFVRDYDGGVYFRERNGRILAGGFEREAKMLYEDGIIPLSQEERELPPDWDHFHSMLDELLHRVPMLKSSLLDRLTNSLEAFSPDCKWILGEAPEIQNYYVSAGMKTIGVSAAGGIGRALADLITKGTTYLDLHILDISRFLGLHNNRKFLRDRCKEVPGKHFEINYPFHEFKTGRNLRMSPIYPALKEAGAVFGQTMGYERPNYFDPNDKKDEFGITRFRTAETHTFGKPPWFDHVANEYNACRERIGIADYSSFTKYDLWSKGHEVVELLQYLCSNDVDVPVGAIIHTGMQNHLGGYENDCSIARLSERHYMMIAPTVQQTRSITWIRKHMPNHLRSGVNVADVTSMYTAICILGPYTRILLSELTDTDLTPKNFPFFTYKELDVGLANGIRVLNITHTGELGYVLYIPNEFALHVYTRLYQAGQKFGIHHAGYYATRTLRIEKFYAFWGQDLDTFTTPLECGRSWRVKLNKPINFIGRDALLKQREEGVKRMYVQLLLNDHDHEIDLWCWGGEPIYRDGKYVGMTTTTGYGFTFKKQVCLGFVRNFAEDGSELPVTNEYILSGHYEVEVAGMRFEAKVNLHSPNLPTKFPDKEREAYHATRDKQGQADLLSYETKY from the exons ATGCTACATTTACGCACAGGCAGCAGCGTAGCAGTCAAAATACCCGAATGTTGGCGTTTCCAGCAGCTGCTGGCTACACGATTACCACTCTCCACCACCGTATGCACGCTCCAACAGCAAGCCGACTCAGGCGAACCGGCGCAAGCAAATGTGCTGCGAAAGCGTAAATTCAAGCCACACGAGCCGGATAGTGTTGCAGCCATGATCAAGCTGCCTGAACAGGCGCGTGTCGTTATATGTGGCGGCGGCACTGTGGGTGCATCGCTTGCCTACCACCTGGCACTGCAGGGCTGGGGCAAAGACACCATACTCATTGAACAAGATAAAGTGGGTGGCGGCAATCCATGGGCCGCTAGCGGTTTGGCTGGTCGCTTCGAGCCTAGCTACACAGAATTGAAGCTGGCTGAATACTCCATTGACTTGATTAAATCGCTAACGGAACAGGGACTGTCCACGGGTTGGCAGCCAGTTGGTAGCTTGAATTTGGCACGCACTTTCGATCGTATGACCGCTTTCCATCGCATGCGCTCGCAAGGCCGTGCCTGGGGCATCAATTGTGAGATATTAACACCGGAACAATGTCAGGAACGCTGTCCCTTGATTAAGACAAGCGATCTAGCTGGTGGTCTGTGGATACCAGAAGATGGTGTATGTGATCCACATCAAGTTTGTCTCTCCTTCGCTGAGGAGGCACAACGTTTGGGCGTGCAAGTAGTGGAGCAATGTGCGGTACTGAAGATTAACAGTGCGCACGGTAAAGTCAGTCGCATTGAAACTACGGCAGGAGATGTATTGTGTGACTTCTTTGTCAATTGTACCGGTTTCTGGGCGCGCGGTGTGGGCACGCTATCGACGCCGCAAGTGAAAGTGCCGCTGAAAGCGGTGGAACATCACTACTTGCATACGAAACCGATAGAGGGACTCGATCCCATGACGCCGTTCGTGCGCGACTACGACGGTGGTGTGTACTTTCGCGAGCGCAATGGGCGCATATTGGCAG GCGGTTTTGAGCGCGAAGCGAAAATGCTCTACGAAGACGGCATTATACCGCTGTCGCAGGAAGAACGCGAGCTGCCGCCCGACTGGGATCATTTTCACAGCATGCTCGACGAGCTACTGCATCGCGTGCCAATGCTAAAGTCATCGCTACTCGATCGCTTAACAAACTCACTGGAAGCCTTTTCGCCCGATTGCAAATGGATTTTGGGTGAAGCGCCCGAAATACAAAATTACTATGTGTCGGCGGGCATGAAAACGATAGGCGTGTCGGCAGCAGGTGGCATCGGACGTGCGCTCGCCGATTTAATAACGAAGGGCACTACGTACTTGGATCTACATATATTGGATATCAGTCGCTTTTTGGGACTGCATAATAATCGTAAATTTCTGCGTGATCGCTGCAAAGAGGTGCCGGGCAAACACTTCGAAATCAATTATCCATTTCACGAATTCAAAACGGGACGCAATCTGCGCATGTCACCCATCTACCCGGCGCTTAAGGAAGCAGGTGCCGTTTTTGGCCAAACTATGGGTTATGAACGCCCCAACTATTTCGATCCGAATGACAAGAAAG ACGAGTTTGGCATAACACGCTTTCGTACCGCCGAAACGCATACTTTCGGCAAACCGCCATGGTTCGATCATGTCGCTAACGAGTACAATGCCTGCCGCGAGCGTATCGGCATCGCCGACTATAGTTCGTTTACCAAATATGATCTATGGTCGAAGGGACACGAAGTTGTCGAATTGCTGCAATATCTCTGTTCCAACGATGTCGATGTGCCGGTGGGTGCAATTATACACACGGGCATGCAGAACCATTTGGGTGGCTATGAGAATGACTGTTCAATAGCGCGGCTCTCAGAACGACA cTATATGATGATAGCGCCGACGGTGCAGCAAACACGCTCCATCACCTGGATACGCAAACACATGCCAAATCATTTGCGATCTGGTGTAAATGTGGCCGATGTGACATCGATGTACACGGCAATTTGCATACTGGGCCCATACACACGCATTTTGCTCTCCGAATTGACTGATACAGACTTGACACCAAAGAACTTCCCATTTTTCACTTACAAA GAACTTGATGTTGGCTTAGCTAACGGTATACGTGTGCTGAATATAACGCACACCGGCGAATTAGGTTATGTTTTGTATATACCCAATGAATTTGCGTTACACGTATACACACGCCTGTATCAGGCTGGACAGAAATTCGGCATACATCATGCGG GCTACTACGCCACGCGCACATTGCGCATTGAGAAATTCTACGCGTTCTGGGGTCAAGATTTGGACACGTTTACCACACCGCTGGAGTGCGGACGCAGCTGGCGCGTTAAATTGAAT AAACCGATAAATTTCATCGGACGCGATGCGCTGCTCAAACAACGCGAAGAGGGCGTCAAACGCATGTACGTGCAGCTGCTGCTTAACGATCACGATCACGAGATCGATTTATGGTGCTGGGGTGGCGAACCGATCTATCGTGATGGCAAATATGTTGGCATGACCACCACCACCGGTTACGGCTTCACATTCAAGAAGCAAGTTTGTCTCGGTTTTGTGCGCAATTTCGCCGAAGATGGCAGCGAGCTGCCAGTTACCAATGAATATATACTTTCTGGCCACTATGAAGTAGAAGTGGCGGGCATGCGTTTCGAGGCGAAGGTCAATTTACACTCACCCAATTTGCCAACGAAATTCCCCGACAAAGAGCGCGAGGCATATCACGCGACACGCGACAAGCAAGGTCAGGCCGATTTGCTATCCTACGAGACGAAGTATTGA
- the LOC120774505 gene encoding alpha-ketoglutarate-dependent dioxygenase alkB homolog 7, mitochondrial, whose protein sequence is MNLRQLQQCTKNILLCFNNSRAIQIREISNTKCLRRSLEPVQEQNKTSSKDMLTLFEFHGQWPAEEQQLLIKDLRLHTDFITNEEETKLLEEIEPYMKRLHYEYDHWDDAIHGFRETERKQWYPHNRAVLERVRQTAFDGAIMPYVHILDLAAEGVIKPHVDSTRYCGNTIAGISLLSDSVMRLVRVEERKYLQGKAVETPEVASTAAQNTADADDAYRNRPETTLENNFYVDVLLRRRSLYIMSHSSRYNFTHEILGNDVSHFQGQHVKKDRRISIICRNDP, encoded by the exons atgaatttgcGCCAACTGCAGCagtgtacaaaaaatattttgctttgctttaaCAACAGCAGAGCTATACAAATTAGGGAAATAAGCAACACAAAATGCTTACGTCGTTCGCTAGAGCCGGTGCAAGAGCAAAACAAAACCTCATCCAAAG ATATGTTGACGCTCTTTGAATTCCATGGACAATGGCCGGCCGAGGAGCAACagcttttaataaaagatttgcGTTTGCATACAGATTTCATAACCAACGAGGAAGAAACCAAATTGCTGGAAGAAATTGAACCTTACATGAAGCGACTGCATTACGAATATGATCACTGGGACGAT GCTATACACGGCTTCCGCGAAACGGAGCGTAAACAATGGTATCCACACAACCGCGCAGTACTCGAGCGAGTGCGTCAAACAGCCTTCGATGGTGCAATAATGCCTTATGTACACATACTGGATTTGGCTGCAGAGGGCGTCATTAAGCCGCATGTGGATAGCACCAGG TATTGCGGCAACACAATAGCCGGCATTAGCTTACTAAGTGATAGTGTTATGCGTTTGGTGCGCGTTGAGGAGCGTAAATACCTACAAGGCAAGGCTGTGGAAACGCCGGAGGTTGCCAGCACAGCTGCACAAAATACTGCGGATGCAGATGATGCATATCGCAATCGTCCAGAAACCActttggaaaacaatttttatgttGATGTGCTGCTGCGTCGTCGCTCCTTGTACATAATGAG tcACTCTTCACGCTATAACTTTACGCATGAAATACTGGGCAACGATGTGTCACATTTTCAGGGACAACACGTGAAAAAGGATCGTCGCATATCGATTATTTGCCGCAATGATCCGTAA